A genomic segment from Nicotiana tabacum cultivar K326 chromosome 9, ASM71507v2, whole genome shotgun sequence encodes:
- the LOC107820890 gene encoding uncharacterized protein LOC107820890 — MACLCHLINLGPEEPENSDLSTIFTYPSSNIRVLGIIFKSSINVILFNFLKKEQLEKMKKMSVLLRKCKTLSRQLGRSSSYSSLRSKSTREDLIWNVESQDNKEDFETILVGSSRRRYVIKSKYLSHPLLNALIEKSKQKHAWEGHLSVKCEVVLFDHLLWLLENADPRNLTSDSLEELADLYVV, encoded by the coding sequence ATGGCTTGTCTTTGTCATTTGATAAATTTAGGTCCCGAAGAACCAGAAAACAGTGACCTTTCAACCATATTCACCTATCCATCTAGCAATATTCGTGTTCTCGGTATTATATTTAAGTCTTCAATTAATGTCATTCTCTTTAATTTCCTCAAGAAGGAGCAAttagagaagatgaagaagatgagtgtGTTACTGAGGAAGTGTAAGACCTTGTCAAGGCAGCTTGGAAGAAGCTCATCTTATAGTAGTTTAAGGTCCAAGTCCACAAGAGAAGATTTGATCTGGAATGTGGAATCTCAGGATAATAAAGAAGATTTTGAGACAATTCTAGTTGGGAGCTCAAGAAGGAGATATGTGATAAAATCCAAGTACTTGAGCCATCCACTGTTGAATGCTCTAATAGAGAAATCAAAGCAGAAGCATGCATGGGAAGGCCATCTTTCAGTTAAGTGTGAGGTTGTGCTCTTTGACCATCTTCTCTGGTTGCTCGAAAATGCTGATCCCAGAAACCTTACTTCTGATTCTTTGGAGGAACTGGCTGATCTATATGTAGTTTGA
- the LOC107820888 gene encoding protein NARROW LEAF 1, whose amino-acid sequence MDRARLNKRTRCSGSTPSEESALDLEKYCYSYSNLPSLSPPTLQPYASAGQHSESNAAYFSWPSRLNDAAEERANYFANLQKGVLPETLGRLPEGQRATTLLDLMTIRASHSKLLRCYSLGTAIGFRIRRGVLTDIPAILVFVSRKVHKQWLSPIQCLPTALEGPGGVWCEVDVVEFSYFGAPEPTPKEQLYTEIVDDLRGSDPCIGSGSQVASQETYGTLGAIVRSLSGNRQVGFLTNRHVAVDLDYPNQKMFHPLPPTLGPGVYLGSVERATSFIRDDLWYGIFAGINPETFVRADGAFIPFTDDFDMTSVTTSVKGIGEIGDVKLIDLQSPISSLIGKQVMKVGRSSGLTTGTVLAYALEYNDEKGICFLTDFLVVGENQQTFDLEGDSGSLIILKGENGEKPRPIGIIWGGTANRGRLKLKVGQSPENWTSGVDLGRLLNFLELDIITKDEALRVAVQEQIAASATVVGSTAGDSSPPDIMLPKDKIEPLGLHIQQIPLEDGVGGPDINSSPVEAAFNLEEGGVNFGASVEHQFIPSFNGQPPANQDDQRDTSAYENLSALRKGSDEEDISFSLQLGGHESKRRRSEPSPSADEPE is encoded by the exons ATGGATCGAGCAAGGTTGAATAAAAGAACCCGTTGCTCAGGTTCAACACCGTCAGAGGAGTCAGCTTTAGACCTTGAAAAATACTGTTACAGTTATTCTAATCTTCCTTCACTAAGTCCACCAACACTTCAACCTTATGCATCTGCTGGACAACACTCTGAGAGCAATGCTGCATACTTCTCCTGGCCTAGTCGACTGAATGATGCTGCTGAAGAGAGAGCAAACTATTTCGCGAATCTTCAGAAAGGGGTTCTGCCAGAAACTCTTGGCCGATTGCCTGAGGGGCAGCGAGCAACAACATTGCTTGATCTCATGACTATAAGGGCATCTCATAGCAAACTCTTGCGTTGCTACAGTCTCGGTACAGCAATTGGTTTTCGTATTCGACGTGGtgttttgactgatataccagCGATACTAGTGTTTGTGTCCCGGAAAGTTCACAAACAATGGCTTAGTCCAATTCAGTGTCTACCTACTGCTTTGGAG GGTCCTGGAGGGGTGTGGTGTGAAGTAGATGTGGTCGAGTTCTCCTATTTTGGTGCACCAGAGCCGACACCGAAGGAACAATTGtatactgagatagtagatgacCTGCGGGGTAGCGACCCGTGTATTGGCTCAGGATCTCAG GTAGCAAGCCAAGAGACATATGGAACCTTGGGTGCTATTGTGAGGAGCCTATCAGGCAATCGACAAGTTGGTTTCTTGACAAATCGGCATGTTGCTGTTGACTTAGATTACCCAAATCAGAAAATGTTCCATCCTTTACCTCCAACACTTGGACCTGGGGTATATCTTGGTTCAGTCGAGAGAGCTACATCCTTTATCAGAGACGACCTTTGGTATGGCATATTTGCTGGTATAAATCCAG AGACGTTTGTTAGGGCAGATGGTGCATTCATCCCGTTCACAGATGATTTTGATATGACCTCTGTGACTACTTCTGTAAAGGGCATAGGGGAAATTGGAGATGTCAAACTTATAGATTTGCAATCTCCAATTAGTAGCCTCATTGGGAAGCAGGTGATGAAAGTCGGAAGAAGCTCTGGATTGACTACAGGAACTGTCTTGGCATATGCCCTTGAATACAATGATGAGAAAGGGATTTGCTTCTTGACAGATTTTCTTGTTGTTGGAGAAAACCAGCAGACATTTGACCTTGAAGGAGACAGTGGAAGTTTAATCATTTTAAAGGGTGAGAATGGGGAGAAACCCCGACCAATTGGTATTATTTGGGGTGGAACTGCAAATAGGGGCCGGCTTAAACTAAAAGTGGGTCAATCTCCGGAGAATTGGACTAGTGGAGTTGACCTTGGGCGCCTGCTCAATTTCCTTGAACTTGATATCATCACAAAAGATGAAGCTCTAAGAG TTGCAGTACAAGAACAGATAGCTGCCTCTGCCACAGTAGTTGGCTCTACAGCTGGGGATTCTTCGCCTCCAGATATAATGCTTCCAAAGGACAAAATAGAGCCTCTTGGGCTTCATATTCAACAAATTCCCTTGGAAGATGGTGTTGGCGGCCCTGATATAAACTCTTCGCCTGTGGAAGCTGCATTTAACTTGGAAGAAGGTGGGGTCAACTTTGGTGCAAGTGTTGAACATCAATTCATTCCAAGCTTCAATGGACAACCCCCGGCTAATCAAGATGATCAACGTGACACGTCAGCATATGAGAATCTCTCAGCTTTGAGGAAAGGCTCTGATGAAGAAGACATTAGCTTTTCCTTGCAGTTGGGTGGTCATGAATCCAAGAGAAGACGTTCAGAACCTTCACCAAGTGCAGATGAACCAGAATGA